The window AATGCTGCGCCTAGTCCGCAATACAAGGCCGTTTTGTTCCAGTCCCTGCCAAATGCATGAAGGCTGCAAGCCAGCATGGTGGCTATCGTGAGCGCATAGACGAAGACCGGTACCTTCATGGATTCATTGAGTCCTTTGGCCAGGAAGAAATAGAAGATGCCTACATAGAGGCTGAGCGCCACCAATACAATGATATTCCATGGCTTCGCAGGACTAACCTGCTTGCGCACCCGAAGAAAGAAAATGATGTAGAGGATATGAGCGATGAGAAAAGAAGAAAGGCCGGCCAGAAAGAATTTATCCCCTTCGTTCATCAAAAAGATATCGCCCAGCCAGGAAAAGAAGAGGCCTAAAAGGACCCAGTTCCTCAGCAGGGGAGACTGCTTGTTGGCAGCTATGAAATAAGCCATCAGGAATGCCAGGAGCAGTGGTTTGGTTATGAACCGAACCAGTGTGCTATCGGTTGCTATGGCTACAAGATGAACGACCAGGGTAATCCCAAAAAGATAGAGCCAGCCTTTTACTTTCATATGGATCAATATTCGATAACCAATTCAAGGTTCTGGGGACTGTCAATAGCTTGCATCAA is drawn from Flavihumibacter rivuli and contains these coding sequences:
- a CDS encoding lysoplasmalogenase; this encodes MKVKGWLYLFGITLVVHLVAIATDSTLVRFITKPLLLAFLMAYFIAANKQSPLLRNWVLLGLFFSWLGDIFLMNEGDKFFLAGLSSFLIAHILYIIFFLRVRKQVSPAKPWNIIVLVALSLYVGIFYFFLAKGLNESMKVPVFVYALTIATMLACSLHAFGRDWNKTALYCGLGAALFVLSDSVLAINQFLTPFKGAGLAIMASYALAQYFIATGTTQWLTTGHKP